Proteins co-encoded in one Oreochromis aureus strain Israel breed Guangdong linkage group 3, ZZ_aureus, whole genome shotgun sequence genomic window:
- the LOC120438077 gene encoding protein NLRC3-like, with protein sequence QLLEDNIITFVKNELKKIQKVLSPDYPECLESQREDDEQRSSSREAFVKITLDFLRRMKQEELADCLQSTAVCHRNLKSALKKKFQCVFEGIAKAGNPTLLNQIYTELYITEGGTAEVNDEHEVRQIETASRKPDRPETTIRQEDIFKASPGRDEPIRTVLTRGVAGIGKTVLTQKYTLDWAEDKANQDIQFIFPFTFRELNVLKEEKFSLVELVHHFFTETKEAGICSFEDFQVVFIFDGLDECRLPLDFHKTTILTDPRKSTSVDVLLINLIRGNLLPSAHLWITTRPAAANQIPPDCVGMVTEVRGFTDPQKEEYFRKRFRDEEQASRIISHIKTSRSLHIMCHIPVFCWITATVLEDKLKTREGGQLPKTLTQMYIHFLVVQAKVKKVKYDGGAETDPHWSPESRKMIESLGKLAFDQLQKGNLIFYESDLTECGIDIRAASVYSGVFTQIFKEERGLYQDKVFCFIHLSVQEFLAALHVHLTFINSGLNLLEKRQKTSIKYKVFKERDVSREFEYGENDLYQSAVNKALQSPNGHLDLFLRFLLGLSLQTNQTLLRGLLTQIGSSLQTNQKTAQYIKKKLSENLSAEKSINLFHCLNELNDHSLVEEIQQSLRSGSLSTDKLSPAQWSALVFILLSSEKDLDEFDLKKYSASEEALQRLLPVVKDSNKAL encoded by the exons cagctgttggaggacaacatcatcacttttgtgaagaacgagctgaagaagatccagaaggttctgagtccggattacccagaatgcttagagagtcagagggaggatgatgagcagaggagcagcagcagagaggcatttgtgaagatcacacTGGAtttcctgaggagaatgaagcaggaggagctggctgactgtctgcagagca CTGCAGTTTGTCATCGTAACCTTAAATCTgctctgaagaagaagttccagtgtgtgtttgagggcatcgctaaagcaggaaacccaacccttctgaatcagatctacacagagctctacatcacagagggagggactgcagaggtcaatgatgaacatgaggtcagacagattgaaacagcatccaggaaaccagacagaccagaaacaaccatcagacaagaagacatctttaaagcctcacctggaagagatgaaccaatcagaacagtgctgacaaggggagtggctggcattgggaaaacagtcttaacacagaaatacaccctggactgggctgaagacaaagccaaccaggacatccagttcatatttccattcactttcagagagctgaatgtgctgaaagaggaaaagttcagcttggtggaacttgttcatcacttctttactgaaaccaaagaagcaggaatctgcagctttgaagacttccaggttgtgttcatctttgatggtctggatgagtgtcgacttcctctggacttccacaaaactacaatcctaactgaccctagaaagtccacctcagtggatgtgctgctgataaacctcatcagggggaacctgcttccctctgctcacctctggataaccacacgacctgcagcagccaatcagatccctcctgactgtgttggcatggtgacagaggtcagagggttcactgacccacagaaggaggagtacttcaggaagagattcagagatgaggagcaggccagcaggatcatctcccacatcaagacatcacgaagcctccacattatgtgccacatcccagtcttctgctggatcactgctacagttctggaggataagctgaaaaccagagagggaggacagctgcccaagaccctgactcagatgtacatccacttcctggtggttcaggccaaagtgaagaaggtcaaatatgatggaggagctgagacagatccacactggagtccagagagcaggaagatgattgagtctctgggaaaactggcttttgatcagctgcagaaaggaaacctgatcttctatgaatcagacctgacagagtgtggcatcgatatcagagcagcctcagtgtactcaggagtgttcacacagatctttaaagaggagagaggactgtaccaggacaaggtgttctgcttcatccatctgagtgttcaggagtttctggctgctcttcatgtccatctgaccttcatcaactctggactcaatctgctggaaaaaaggcagaaaaccTCTATCAAGTATAAAGTGTTTAAAGAACGAGATGTAAGTAGAGAATTTGAATATGGAGAAAACGACCTttaccagagtgctgtgaacaaggccttacagagtccaaatggacacctggacttgttcctccgcttcctcctgggtctttcactgcagaccaatcagactctcctacgaggtctgctgacacagatAGGAAGTAGCTTACAGACAAATCAGAAAACAGCccagtacatcaagaagaagctcagtgagaatctgtctgcagagaaaagcatcaatctgttccactgtctgaatgaactgaatgatcattctctagtggaggagatccaacagtccctgagatcaggaagtctctccacagataaactgtctcctgctcagtggtcagctctggtcttcatcttactgtcatcagaaaaagatctggatgagtttgacctgaagaaatactctgcttcagaggaggctcttcagaggctgctgccagtggtcaaagactccaacaaagctctgtaa